Genomic DNA from uncultured Acetobacterium sp.:
GGTAGGCCGGTGACTGATTCTCAGGCATAGTTTGCCAATTTCGACTGGCGCCAGCCAGAACCCGCAAGGCCTGATTTGCCAGTTTTTTATTAGCCTGTCTGATTTCTTCACGAATATTATCGTTCATTGGCAGTGCTTCATTGCCATCCCAGTAGGTTACACAGCGGGATATTAAAACATCCGGCGCACCCTTGGTGTATTGTTTAAAACTGGCATCTGCCAGTTGATGAATGGTACTCATCAGCTTTCGGCCGGAATCAAATGGGGCTTCCCCCACTCGTGGCGTTTGAGCCTCCAATTCACCTTTAGACAGACCAAGGGAAAATCCGTAGTTGACCAAGGCCGCTTCGGTGGGTTCCCCTTCGGCTTTATTTTGATCATTCAAATAGGCATCGCTACAGAGTGCCATGGCCCGACCAAGCAGATGCTGATCGAAGCCGAAATGATCCACTACCGTCATTTTGTTCTGAGTCAATGTTCCGGTTTTATCGGAACAGATAACCTGGGTACATCCCAGGGTTTCAACGGCCGTTAACTTACGAATAACTGCTTTTTTCTTGGACATGTTGGTAACGCCAATGGATAAAACAATGGTCACCACCGCTGCCAGTCCTTCAGGAATGGCGGCAACTGCCAATGAAACAGCAATCATAAAGGTGTTCAGCACGCCGATACCGGTAATGCCTTCCCCGAGATACAAACGAACCAGACTCAGCGCAAAGATAACCACACAGATCCCCAGAACCAGCCAGCTCAACACCTTACTCAGCTGATTCAGTTTGATCTGCAATGGGGTCAGGTTTTCTTTTGCCTGGGTAATGGCGGTGGCGATTTTACCCATTTCGGTTTGCATCCCGGTGGCAACTACGGTTGCAGTTCCCCGTCCGTATACCACAGCGCTGCCCATGTAAACCATGTTCTTTCGGTCGCCCAGGGAAATGTCTTTTTGATCCCCCAGATTAAGGGCCGTAATCACTTTTTCTACCGGTACACTTTCTCCGGTTAATGCCGCTTCTTCAATTTTCAGGCTGGCACTTTCTAATAACCTGGCATCGGCTGGGATGGAATCGCCGGCTTCGAGTAGAATGATATCGCCAATGACCAGATCTTCTGTTTTAATCTCCTGAATTTTGCCATCCCGCATCACCCGGGTGGTGGCGGCCGAAATGGCCTGGAGTGCTTCGATGGCTTTTTCAGCCTTGCTTTCCTGATAAACGCCTAAAACCGAGTTGATGATAACCACTGCCATAATAATGATGACATCTGCAAATGATTCGCCTGAATATGCGGCGGTAATCCCTGAAATAATCGCAGCGGCTATTAAGATCACAATCATTGGGTCCTTTAACTGATTAAAGAGCCGCACCACCACTGAATCTTTTTTAGCTTCGTCCAGTTTGTTCTTGCCATTTTCTTTAAGCCTGGCACCAGCTTCCGCATCGGAGAGCCCATCTCTCCCGGAGTTTAACTCCTTCAGGACTTCTTCCGAAGTCTGTAAATACTGTTTCATCCAAATCCTCCTTCAAGTCAACATCTAATAGGTAATAATCTGTTTAAATAAAACAATAACACCTAAATTAACCGCAAAAAATAAAAAATCCAAGCGCTTACTGCACTTGGAAAAAAAATAACCCAAGTACAGAAAAACTGTACATGAGTCTCACTCATTAAGATAAGCCAGGTATTTCTACCATGCATGTTGACTTATCACGCTGATCGCGCAAATTACTCCCTCATAACAACTATATTTTACCCTACAGCATTATATTTGTCAATATAATGCTGTAGGAAAAATTTATGTTAATTGTTTTCAATAAATGGTTTGGCTGTCGGACCGGGTGCAGCTGAACCGGTTGGTTGCACTTTGATCTCAATTCCTTCCAAGCGGTAACCAAATCCGGCAGTTCCAGCTTCAGCACCATTCTTGGCCCAGTCCATCCAGCCCACATTCTGGGCATGGACCCGATAATACACATCAAACTGGTCTGCATCAGCGCCGGTCAGCCGGATCTTAATGGCTTCCAGTCGCAGACCTTCCCCGGAGGTTCCGCTCATGATTCCATTGCTTCTTAAATCTTGCCAGCCGACATTTTGCACATGGGTAGCGTATTCAATACCCAAATCATAATCTGAACTATCAACCTTAATTTCAATGCCTTCCAGCCGCAGTGATTCTCCTGATGTGCCACTCATAAGGCCATTGCTCTTCCAAACCTGCCATCCCACATTCTGGACGTGGGTGCGGTAGAGACAATCCGCAGGTAGTCCTGAACCCTCAATTGCCACGATATAGGTAACGGTCTTACCATTAATGGTGATGGTCAGTTCCTGATTTGCATCAACTTGAGAGCTGTCAAAGCCAGTGATGTTTTGAGTTGCTACCGTTTCTTTTCTGGTTGCGCCGTCGCTATAGGTTCCGGTTACCTCCAGGCCACTGATATCCAGGGCTTCGCCTATTTTATAGGTCAGTTTTGTTGCCGGTTGAGTAATTGCGATATTCTCCAGAAGCGTGGCTTCACCAG
This window encodes:
- a CDS encoding cation-translocating P-type ATPase — encoded protein: MKQYLQTSEEVLKELNSGRDGLSDAEAGARLKENGKNKLDEAKKDSVVVRLFNQLKDPMIVILIAAAIISGITAAYSGESFADVIIIMAVVIINSVLGVYQESKAEKAIEALQAISAATTRVMRDGKIQEIKTEDLVIGDIILLEAGDSIPADARLLESASLKIEEAALTGESVPVEKVITALNLGDQKDISLGDRKNMVYMGSAVVYGRGTATVVATGMQTEMGKIATAITQAKENLTPLQIKLNQLSKVLSWLVLGICVVIFALSLVRLYLGEGITGIGVLNTFMIAVSLAVAAIPEGLAAVVTIVLSIGVTNMSKKKAVIRKLTAVETLGCTQVICSDKTGTLTQNKMTVVDHFGFDQHLLGRAMALCSDAYLNDQNKAEGEPTEAALVNYGFSLGLSKGELEAQTPRVGEAPFDSGRKLMSTIHQLADASFKQYTKGAPDVLISRCVTYWDGNEALPMNDNIREEIRQANKKLANQALRVLAGASRNWQTMPENQSPAYLEEELCFIGLTGMIDPIRPEVKDAIAECKSAGIRTVMITGDHPDTAAAIASQLGIIKDKSEAITGAQLDEISEEQLKQDIGKYSVYARVQPEHKVRIVKAWQNQGMIVAMTGDGVNDAPSIKTADIGVGMGITGTDVTKNVADMVLADDNFATIVNAVEEGRRIYDNIRKAIQFLLSSNLSEVIAIFVATLLGFTILKPVHLLWINLITDSFPAIALGMEGEESDTMKNPPRESKEGIFSRGLGVDVIWQGVMVAVVTIIAYFVGHYMEAGVWEIAESADGMTMAFLTLSMAEMFHSLNMRSRRQSIFKMKHQNKFLFLAMAASLVLTTAVIFIPPIAAAFEFEPISLTEYFTAMGLAVVVIPIVEIVKFFQRKYEV